From one Cyprinus carpio isolate SPL01 chromosome B3, ASM1834038v1, whole genome shotgun sequence genomic stretch:
- the LOC109052625 gene encoding WAP, Kazal, immunoglobulin, Kunitz and NTR domain-containing protein 2-like — protein MWWMLFPRWIWFLLGQFCVLRLDLRARAMPMTLSKVVYSHAGMCPNEMNPNLWVDAMSTCTRECESDQDCEPFEKCCPNVCGHKSCVAARYMDIKGRKGPVGMPKGVTCDKFMCTQQGSECEIWDEQPVCKCRDRCGREPYFTCASDGMTYYNKCYMDAEACTRGVTLTEVTCRYHFSLSNTSPLPAVTTARPTTAHLETTPTDVQRPIMVSNPAHHFVFVGETASFLCEVTGKPKPAITWEKQIEGKENTVMQPNHVQGNIVVTNIAQLVIYNAQLQDAGIYTCTATNQGGSVQAHFPLSVVPREQSKTEPVRNSTRLPAEECLKTPDMGDCGEESMKWYYEAKRNNCFTFTYSQCNKNQNHFDTYDLCMLSCGAELAAPCSLPSVQGPCKAYKPRWAYSHALKKCQSFVYGGCGGNENNFESKEACEEMCPFPKTHNCKPCKPRQKMVPSFCKSDFVVLGHISELTEDHDSGHALITVEEILKDDKMGLRFFGQEPLEVTLLNMDWNCPCPNITRAEGTMIIMGDVHNGMAVLQPDSYVATSSVRRVRKLREVIQKKTCDVLKEFSSTKY, from the exons ATGTGGTGGATGCTGTTTCCCAGATGGATCTGGTTTTTGTTGGGACAGTTCTGCGTCTTGCGTTTGGACTTACGCGCCAGAGCGATGCCAATGACCCTGTCCAAAGTGGTTTATTCTCACGCGGGAATGTGTCCCAACGAGATGAACCCCAACCTGTGGGTGGATGCCATGAGCACCTGCACCCGAGAGTGCGAGTCCGACCAG GACTGTGAGCCGTTCGAGAAATGCTGTCCAAATGTTTGCGGACACAAGAGCTGTGTGGCTGCCCGCTACATGGACATTAAGGGCAGGAAAGGTCCAGTGGGGATGCCCAAAGGGGTCACCTGTGACAAATTCATGTGCACCCAGCAGGGTTCAGAGTGTGAAATCTGGGATGAACAGCCAGTATGCAAGTGCCGGGACCGTTGCGGACGGGAACCCTATTTCACATGTGCCTCGGATGGCATGACCTACTACAACAAGTGCTACATGGATGCCGAGGCCTGTACCAGGGGCGTGACCCTCACCGAAGTCACCTGCAGGTACCACTTTAGCTTGTCCAACACCAGTCCTCTTCCAGCGGTGACCACCGCCCGGCCCACCACCGCCCATCTTGAGACCACACCCACGGACGTTCAACGTCCCATCATGGTCAGCAACCCAGCACACCACTTCGTGTTCGTGGGCGAAACGGCCAGCTTCCTCTGCGAGGTCACAGGAAAACCCAAGCCGGCGATTACGTGGGAAAAGCAGATCGAAGGTAAAGAGAACACTGTAATGCAACCCAACCATGTGCAAGGAAACATAGTAGTTACTAACATCGCCCAGCTGGTCATATACAACGCCCAGCTCCAGGATGCCGGCATCTACACCTGCACTGCCACAAACCAGGGTGGATCTGTGCAAGCCCATTTCCCACTCTCTGTGGTCCCTAGAGAGCAGAGCAAAACAGAGCCAGTCAGGAATTCAACGCGCTTACCTGCCGAAGAGTGTCTCAAAACACCCGATATGGGCGACTGTGGAGAGGAGAGCATGAAATGGTACTATGAAGCCAAGCGCAACAATTGCTTTACCTTCACCTACAGCCAGTGCAATAAAAACCAAAACCATTTTGATACCTACGACTTGTGCATGCTCTCCTGTGGAGCAGAGCTTGCTGCTCCTTGCTCCCTGCCTAGTGTACAAGGTCCCTGCAAGGCTTACAAACCACGCTGGGCTTACAGCCACGCACTCAAGAAATGCCAGTCGTTTGTTTATGGAGGCTGCGGAGGTAACGAGAACAACTTTGAGAGCAAGGAAGCCTGTGAGGAGATGTGCCCCTTCCCCAAGACTCACAATTGCAAGCCTTGCAAACCCCGGCAGAAGATGGTCCCGAGCTTCTGCAAGAGCGACTTTGTGGTTTTGGGACACATTTCGGAGTTGACCGAGGACCACGACTCCGGCCACGCGCTCATCACTGTGGAGGAGATCTTGAAGGACGACAAGATGGGGCTGCGGTTCTTCGGCCAAGAACCTCTGGAGGTGACGCTGCTCAACATGGACTGGAACTGTCCCTGTCCGAACATAACGAGAGCCGAGGGAACGATGATCATCATGGGGGACGTTCACAATGGCATGGCAGTGCTGCAGCCCGACAGCTACGTGGCCACTTCCAGCGTACGGAGGGTTCGCAAACTCCGTGAGGTTATCCAGAAAAAGACTTGTGATGTTTTGAAGGAGTTCAGCAGCACAAAGTACTAG